A window of Bacillota bacterium genomic DNA:
TCAAACGAAGAATCCGAAGTCATTATGGTCGCTGAGTTGATCGTTGCGCCGGAAGCCGAGCAAGACGTCGCAGAAGCGTACGCTTGGTACGAGGGGCGGCGAACCGGGTTGGGAGAGGAGTTTTTGAGCTGCGTCGATGCGTGTATTGAAGCGATCCGCCGCACACCCGAGATGCATGCTACAGTTTTCGAGCATTATCGCCGCGGGTTGGTGCGTCGCTTTCCATACGCGATTTTCTACGAGAATGTTGGGGGGCGAGTAACAGTCTACGGCGTATTTCACAGCTCCCGCGATCCTGACAAATGGCGTCAACGTTTTCCTTAAGAGCAATAACGCCAACTTCAATTTCTATTTCACCGAAAAACATACAGACAGCGCGTCATAGTTTTTTGGGCGTGCTTCCAGCCGACGCCACCGCCTGCTCACCGCCTCGCTTCATGTCAACGGCCAGTGAAAATGTCACCTTAGAACACGCTAATTTGGCCTGAGAAAATGTCACCCCTTAAGATCGTTAAAGTGGCCTGAGAAAATGTCACCCCCTGAAACCGTGCTCCAAGTATACAC
This region includes:
- a CDS encoding type II toxin-antitoxin system RelE/ParE family toxin, yielding MVAELIVAPEAEQDVAEAYAWYEGRRTGLGEEFLSCVDACIEAIRRTPEMHATVFEHYRRGLVRRFPYAIFYENVGGRVTVYGVFHSSRDPDKWRQRFP